In Tenrec ecaudatus isolate mTenEca1 chromosome 5, mTenEca1.hap1, whole genome shotgun sequence, the following are encoded in one genomic region:
- the LOC142448346 gene encoding isopentenyl-diphosphate Delta-isomerase 1 yields the protein MLRHARACARLAAARRWCGWSAGALAPPVGRRASGSAWGRGLRAGAAARRGGAAQRALPQVAVVAGLRDGTVGCRGKAEFRPFGQIRYIVTMPEINTDHLDEQQVQLLAEMCILIDENDNKIGAETKKNCHLNENIEKKGLLHRAFSVFLFNTENKLLLQQRSDAKITFPGYFTNTCCSHPLSNPGELEENDAIGVRRAAQRRLKAELGIPTEEVLPEDINYLTRIHYKAQSDGIWGEHEIDYILFVRKNVTLDPDPNEIKSLRYVSKEEVEELLEKAACGEIKITPWFKMITEAFLFKWWDNLNQLNKFVDHEKIHRM from the exons ATGCTGCGTCACGCGCGGGCCTGCGCCCGATTGGCCGCAGCGAGAAGGTGGTGCGGTTGGTCTGCAGGGGCGCTGGCTCCGCCGGTTGGGCGCCGGGCCAGTGGCTCCGCCTGGGGGCGTGGCCTGCGCGCCGGGGCCGCCGCCCGCCGGGGAGGCGCGGCCCAGCGCGCGCTGCCTCAAGTAGCTGTTGTTGCCGGGCTCCGAGACGGGACTGTCGGCTGCCGCGGGAAAGCGGAGTTCAG ACCCTTTGGACAGATCAGATATATTGTCACGATGCCTGAAATAAACACTGACCATCTCGATGAGCAACAGGTTCAACTTCTGGCTGAGATGTGTATTCTCATTGATGAAAACGACAACAAAATTGGGGCTGAAACGAAAAAGAATTGTCAtctgaatgaaaacattgaaaaaaAAG GATTATTGCATCGAGCTTTTAGTGTTTTCTTATtcaacacagaaaacaaactcctACTTCAGCAGAGATCAGATGCTAAAATTACCTTTCCAG GTTATTTTACCAACACTTGTTGTAGCCATCCATTAAGTAATCCAGGAGAACTTGAAGAAAATGATGCAATTGGAGTAAGACGAGCAGCACAGAGGCGTTTAAAAGCTGAGCTAGGAATTCCCACAGAAGAG GTTCTTCCAGAAGACATAAATTATCTAACACGAATTCACTACAAGGCTCAATCTGATGGCATCTGGGGTGAACATGAAATTGATTACATTTTGTTTGTGAGGAAGAATGTTACTCTGGATCCAGATCCCAATGAGATCAAAAGCTTGCGGTATGTGTCAAAGGAAGAAGTagaagaacttctggaaaaagcaGCCTGTGGTGAAATTAAGATAACGCCATGGTTTAAGATGATTACGGAGGCTTTTCTCTTTAAATGGTGGGATAACTTAAATCAGTTGAATAAGTTTGTTGACCATGAGAAAATACACCGAATGTGA